A window from Mytilus galloprovincialis chromosome 8, xbMytGall1.hap1.1, whole genome shotgun sequence encodes these proteins:
- the LOC143041976 gene encoding POU domain, class 4, transcription factor 3-like isoform X2, giving the protein MSSYGLYHPHQTLTTLGGPRDFSGGEHEQYLWNKGNFFDDGLLTRAEVLAAVDISKQSSQQLMKHDMYGHTADLGGHNVTPSRSQYHSGFGHSDSMLEQLTSSSGMSLGMMDHHNNVSHGLSHNHHQMYPPVYSHPNSMNGHNGFPTHHPVHHPMHDSDCDPRELESFAERFKQRRIKLGVTQADVGGALANLKLPGVGSLSQSTICRFESLTLSHNNMIALKPILQAWLEGAEKQARDRLEAENGSLANDKKRKRTSIAAPEKRSLEAYFAVQPRPSGEKIAQIAEKLDLKKNVVRVWFCNQRQKQKRMKFSAVTG; this is encoded by the exons ATGTCGTCTTACGGGCTGTACCACCCTCATCAG ACATTGACAACGTTAGGAGGACCCCGAGATTTTTCTGGAGGGGAACATGAACAATATTTATGGAATAAG GGAAATTTCTTTGACGATGGTTTGCTTACACGAGCTGAAGTTTTGGCAGCGGTTGATATTTCTAAACAGTCTTCACAACAGCTGATGAAGCACGACATGTATGGGCACACCGCCGACCTTGGCGGTCATAATGTCACCCCTTCAAGGTCGCAATATCATTCTGGATTTGGACATTCAGACTCTATGTTAGAACAACTAACATCAAGTTCCGGTATGTCTTTAGGAATGATGGACCACCATAATAATGTATCACACGGACTATCACATAATCACCATCAAATGTATCCCCCTGTTTATTCACACCCAAATTCGATGAATGGGCATAATGGCTTCCCTACTCATCATCCAGTACATCACCCTATGCACGATTCAGATTGTGATCCTCGGGAACTAGAGTCGTTCGCAGAAAGATTTAAACAAAGACGAATCAAACTAGGAGTAACACAGGCCGATGTTGGAGGTGCATTAGCAAACCTTAAATTACCTGGTGTTGGTTCATTGAGCCAGAGCACGATATGTAGATTTGAGTCACTGACACTTAGCCACAATAACATGATAGCACTTAAACCAATACTACAAGCCTGGTTAGAAGGAGCCGAAAAACAAGCAAGAGATAGACTAGAGGCTGAAAACGGAAGTTTAGCCAATGACAAGAAACGTAAACGGACTTCTATTGCTGCACCGGAAAAGCGATCTTTAGAGGCTTATTTTGCCGTACAACCAAGACCATCAGGTGAAAAAATTGCACAAATAGCAGAAAAGTTAGACCTCAAGAAAAATGTTGTTCGTGTTTGGTTTTGTAATCAAAGACAGAAGCAAAAAAGAATGAAATTTTCTGCAGTTACCGGATAA
- the LOC143041976 gene encoding POU domain, class 4, transcription factor 3-like isoform X3 has translation MLLLPEENLTTLTTLGGPRDFSGGEHEQYLWNKGNFFDDGLLTRAEVLAAVDISKQSSQQLMKHDMYGHTADLGGHNVTPSRSQYHSGFGHSDSMLEQLTSSSGMSLGMMDHHNNVSHGLSHNHHQMYPPVYSHPNSMNGHNGFPTHHPVHHPMHDSDCDPRELESFAERFKQRRIKLGVTQADVGGALANLKLPGVGSLSQSTICRFESLTLSHNNMIALKPILQAWLEGAEKQARDRLEAENGSLANDKKRKRTSIAAPEKRSLEAYFAVQPRPSGEKIAQIAEKLDLKKNVVRVWFCNQRQKQKRMKFSAVTG, from the exons ATGCTTTTGCTACCTGAAGAGAATCTAACG ACATTGACAACGTTAGGAGGACCCCGAGATTTTTCTGGAGGGGAACATGAACAATATTTATGGAATAAG GGAAATTTCTTTGACGATGGTTTGCTTACACGAGCTGAAGTTTTGGCAGCGGTTGATATTTCTAAACAGTCTTCACAACAGCTGATGAAGCACGACATGTATGGGCACACCGCCGACCTTGGCGGTCATAATGTCACCCCTTCAAGGTCGCAATATCATTCTGGATTTGGACATTCAGACTCTATGTTAGAACAACTAACATCAAGTTCCGGTATGTCTTTAGGAATGATGGACCACCATAATAATGTATCACACGGACTATCACATAATCACCATCAAATGTATCCCCCTGTTTATTCACACCCAAATTCGATGAATGGGCATAATGGCTTCCCTACTCATCATCCAGTACATCACCCTATGCACGATTCAGATTGTGATCCTCGGGAACTAGAGTCGTTCGCAGAAAGATTTAAACAAAGACGAATCAAACTAGGAGTAACACAGGCCGATGTTGGAGGTGCATTAGCAAACCTTAAATTACCTGGTGTTGGTTCATTGAGCCAGAGCACGATATGTAGATTTGAGTCACTGACACTTAGCCACAATAACATGATAGCACTTAAACCAATACTACAAGCCTGGTTAGAAGGAGCCGAAAAACAAGCAAGAGATAGACTAGAGGCTGAAAACGGAAGTTTAGCCAATGACAAGAAACGTAAACGGACTTCTATTGCTGCACCGGAAAAGCGATCTTTAGAGGCTTATTTTGCCGTACAACCAAGACCATCAGGTGAAAAAATTGCACAAATAGCAGAAAAGTTAGACCTCAAGAAAAATGTTGTTCGTGTTTGGTTTTGTAATCAAAGACAGAAGCAAAAAAGAATGAAATTTTCTGCAGTTACCGGATAA
- the LOC143041976 gene encoding inhibitory POU protein-like isoform X1 produces the protein MLNSQKSVGIHNSLNPGHVPGRYSPPYRPPDRVRCMSTSAGNFFDDGLLTRAEVLAAVDISKQSSQQLMKHDMYGHTADLGGHNVTPSRSQYHSGFGHSDSMLEQLTSSSGMSLGMMDHHNNVSHGLSHNHHQMYPPVYSHPNSMNGHNGFPTHHPVHHPMHDSDCDPRELESFAERFKQRRIKLGVTQADVGGALANLKLPGVGSLSQSTICRFESLTLSHNNMIALKPILQAWLEGAEKQARDRLEAENGSLANDKKRKRTSIAAPEKRSLEAYFAVQPRPSGEKIAQIAEKLDLKKNVVRVWFCNQRQKQKRMKFSAVTG, from the exons ATGCTGAATAGCCAAAAATCTGTTGGAATTCATAATTCATTGAATCCTGGACATGTCCCGGGGAGGTATTCCCCACCCTACCGACCCCCGGATCGTGTGCGGTGTATGTCAACATCGGCG GGAAATTTCTTTGACGATGGTTTGCTTACACGAGCTGAAGTTTTGGCAGCGGTTGATATTTCTAAACAGTCTTCACAACAGCTGATGAAGCACGACATGTATGGGCACACCGCCGACCTTGGCGGTCATAATGTCACCCCTTCAAGGTCGCAATATCATTCTGGATTTGGACATTCAGACTCTATGTTAGAACAACTAACATCAAGTTCCGGTATGTCTTTAGGAATGATGGACCACCATAATAATGTATCACACGGACTATCACATAATCACCATCAAATGTATCCCCCTGTTTATTCACACCCAAATTCGATGAATGGGCATAATGGCTTCCCTACTCATCATCCAGTACATCACCCTATGCACGATTCAGATTGTGATCCTCGGGAACTAGAGTCGTTCGCAGAAAGATTTAAACAAAGACGAATCAAACTAGGAGTAACACAGGCCGATGTTGGAGGTGCATTAGCAAACCTTAAATTACCTGGTGTTGGTTCATTGAGCCAGAGCACGATATGTAGATTTGAGTCACTGACACTTAGCCACAATAACATGATAGCACTTAAACCAATACTACAAGCCTGGTTAGAAGGAGCCGAAAAACAAGCAAGAGATAGACTAGAGGCTGAAAACGGAAGTTTAGCCAATGACAAGAAACGTAAACGGACTTCTATTGCTGCACCGGAAAAGCGATCTTTAGAGGCTTATTTTGCCGTACAACCAAGACCATCAGGTGAAAAAATTGCACAAATAGCAGAAAAGTTAGACCTCAAGAAAAATGTTGTTCGTGTTTGGTTTTGTAATCAAAGACAGAAGCAAAAAAGAATGAAATTTTCTGCAGTTACCGGATAA
- the LOC143041976 gene encoding POU domain, class 4, transcription factor 3-like isoform X4 codes for MKHDMYGHTADLGGHNVTPSRSQYHSGFGHSDSMLEQLTSSSGMSLGMMDHHNNVSHGLSHNHHQMYPPVYSHPNSMNGHNGFPTHHPVHHPMHDSDCDPRELESFAERFKQRRIKLGVTQADVGGALANLKLPGVGSLSQSTICRFESLTLSHNNMIALKPILQAWLEGAEKQARDRLEAENGSLANDKKRKRTSIAAPEKRSLEAYFAVQPRPSGEKIAQIAEKLDLKKNVVRVWFCNQRQKQKRMKFSAVTG; via the coding sequence ATGAAGCACGACATGTATGGGCACACCGCCGACCTTGGCGGTCATAATGTCACCCCTTCAAGGTCGCAATATCATTCTGGATTTGGACATTCAGACTCTATGTTAGAACAACTAACATCAAGTTCCGGTATGTCTTTAGGAATGATGGACCACCATAATAATGTATCACACGGACTATCACATAATCACCATCAAATGTATCCCCCTGTTTATTCACACCCAAATTCGATGAATGGGCATAATGGCTTCCCTACTCATCATCCAGTACATCACCCTATGCACGATTCAGATTGTGATCCTCGGGAACTAGAGTCGTTCGCAGAAAGATTTAAACAAAGACGAATCAAACTAGGAGTAACACAGGCCGATGTTGGAGGTGCATTAGCAAACCTTAAATTACCTGGTGTTGGTTCATTGAGCCAGAGCACGATATGTAGATTTGAGTCACTGACACTTAGCCACAATAACATGATAGCACTTAAACCAATACTACAAGCCTGGTTAGAAGGAGCCGAAAAACAAGCAAGAGATAGACTAGAGGCTGAAAACGGAAGTTTAGCCAATGACAAGAAACGTAAACGGACTTCTATTGCTGCACCGGAAAAGCGATCTTTAGAGGCTTATTTTGCCGTACAACCAAGACCATCAGGTGAAAAAATTGCACAAATAGCAGAAAAGTTAGACCTCAAGAAAAATGTTGTTCGTGTTTGGTTTTGTAATCAAAGACAGAAGCAAAAAAGAATGAAATTTTCTGCAGTTACCGGATAA